One stretch of Brettanomyces nanus chromosome 4, complete sequence DNA includes these proteins:
- the GAS3 gene encoding putative 1,3-beta-glucanosyltransferase gas3 (CAZy:GH72~EggNog:ENOG41), which translates to MVCFKNSVFKSICAALMLAATTEAMMPIKIVGSRFIKPSYNKTDEGEVFFIKGVDYQPGGSSAYTQDGKTDVLSDANVCLRDAFALQQLGANTIRIYTINPSINHDKCMSIFDAAGIYVLVDVNSPFYNESLNRDDPDTSYNYWYIQRVFQVIDAFKGYSNLLGFISGNEVINDESSAKTVPPYLRAVQRDMKQYISSNANRTIPVGYSAADVVSMRAATWEYFNCNIDGEDDDDSKADFFGLNSYEWCSGTSDWKSAGYSDVNSTFQDATIPVFFTEYGCNKNTPRTFDEVSEGVFGGLVNTLSGGLIYEYSEESSDYGLVDISSGDLEMEDDFANLKSQYANSSIPVISLDEVEEPDVFKCTAKNITSLYSKFDADFDLPSQPGGIPNLIKYGVNNTNIGKMVSLTDRATNYSISNSDDDEYSNVSISIDYHYTISNLDTSATAGSSSGSAAATKTSSSSSKGDAVAVGSPSCFGALFAAVGFGALALL; encoded by the coding sequence ATGGTTTGTTTTAAAAATAGTGTTTTCAAGTCGATTTGCGCTGCTCTTATGTTAGCAGCCACTACCGAGGCTATGATGCCTATCAAGATTGTTGGTAGTAGATTCATTAAGCCTTCGTATAACAAGACCGATGAAGGTGAAgtattcttcatcaaaggTGTCGATTATCAACCGGGTGGATCTTCCGCTTACACTCAGGATGGCAAGACAGACGTTTTGTCCGATGCAAATGTTTGTCTTAGAGATGCTTTTGCACTTCAGCAGTTGGGTGCAAATACAATTAGAATCTACACCATCAATCCCAGTATTAACCATGATAAGTGCATGTCAATATTTGATGCCGCTGGAATTTACGTGTTGGTGGATGTTAACTCTCCTTTCTACAACGAGTCATTAAACAGAGATGATCCTGATACCTCTTACAACTACTGGTACATTCAAAGGGTGTTCCAAGTGATTGATGCTTTCAAGGGATACTCTAATTTGTTGGGTTTCATCAGTGGTAATGAGGTTATCAATGATGAATCATCCGCTAAGACTGTTCCTCCTTACTTGCGAGCTGTTCAAAGGGACATGAAGCAGTACATCTCTAGCAACGCAAACAGAACCATTCCTGTCGGATattctgctgctgatgTTGTTTCTATGAGAGCCGCTACTTGGGAATACTTCAACTGTAATATCGACGGTGAAGACGACGACGATTCGAAGGCCGATTTCTTTGGTCTCAACTCGTACGAGTGGTGTTCTGGTACCTCCGACTGGAAATCAGCTGGTTACTCTGATGTAAACAGCACTTTCCAGGATGCTACCATTCCAGTTTTTTTCACTGAGTATGGTTGTAACAAGAATACACCAAGAACTTTTGATGAAGTCAGTGAAGGTGTCTTTGGAGGATTAGTCAACACTTTGAGTGGTGGCTTGATTTACGAGTATTCCGAAGAATCCTCCGATTATGGCTTGGTCGATATATCTTCGGGTGATTTGGAAATGGAGGACGACTTTGcaaatttgaaaagtcaGTACGCCAATTCATCCATCCCTGtgatctctttggatgagGTCGAAGAACCGGATGTCTTCAAATGTACCGCCAAAAACATCACATCTTTGTACTCTAAGTTTGATGCTGATTTCGATCTTCCAAGTCAACCTGGTGGAATTCCTAATCTCATTAAGTATGGTGTCAATAATACCAATATTGGTAAGATGGTTTCCCTCACTGATAGGGCTACCAACTATTCTATCTCTAacagtgatgatgatgagtaCTCCAATGTTTCTATCTCTATCGATTATCATTATACCATAAGCAACTTGGACACTTCTGCAACCGCTGGTTCTAGTTCTGGTTCCGCTGCAGCTACtaaaacttcttcatcctcttctaaAGGCGATGCCGTGGCTGTCGGTTCTCCTTCTTGCTTTGGTGCTCTTTTCGCTGCCGTTGGTTTCGGTGCTCTTGCCTTATTGTGA
- a CDS encoding uncharacterized protein (BUSCO:EOG09343ZZG~EggNog:ENOG41), producing the protein MSGYSFYDLSMESTKHSMSQADENILARQRRFREQPRKMLFDPLHGIQPPTYDQVFSSDNKSLKSSRRDVSYRAINKIIAGVKVPKRPVEPDSCCMSGCVNCVWDLFSEDLDFWKTKTLQAVQALEKQGDDVKEQWPLGFDPAPRNLDIKYIPMELRSKKGETQVRYEMPIGLQVLREFEKKKQMEKEKRLLRRRIDKLIERDIKGYTDVYMQQTSK; encoded by the coding sequence ATGTCCGGATACAGCTTTTACGACTTGTCTATGGAGTCCACAAAACACTCGATGAGTCAAGCGGATGAAAACATTTTGGCTCGACAGAGGAGGTTCAGAGAGCAACCGAGGAAAATGCTGTTTGACCCACTTCACGGAATACAACCACCAACTTATGACCAGGTGTTCAGCTCTGATAATAAGAGTCTCAAGTCCTCGAGAAGAGACGTGTCTTACAGAGCCATAAACAAAATTATAGCAGGGGTGAAGGTTCCCAAGAGACCAGTGGAGCCAGACAGCTGCTGCATGAGTGGATGCGTGAACTGTGTATGGGACTTGTTTAGTGAGGACTTGGATTTTTGGAAGACCAAGACGCTGCAGGCCGTTCAAGCGTTGGAAAAGCAAGGAGATGACGTTAAAGAGCAGTGGCCCCTTGGATTCGACCCAGCCCCTAGAAATCTAGATATAAAATATATTCCGATGGAGTTAAGGTCCAAGAAAGGAGAGACGCAGGTGAGATACGAAATGCCGATTGGATTACAGGTTCTCCGAgagtttgagaagaagaagcaaatggagaaagaaaaaagactACTTAGACGGAGGATTGATAAACTCATAGAGAGGGATATTAAAGGTTACACGGATGTCTATATGCAGCAAACCAGTAAGTAG
- a CDS encoding uncharacterized protein (BUSCO:EOG09340ZJS), with protein MIIRFRSKDGVFRVNAEASTLFGDLLAQLLSKSLPDVDLNTVKVSSDSTNSDQTLASSYERKTAAELGLENGAMLYLTYAKGASGTNGSAVSINGKSEPVKVSSTTVEIKSTTTSSDQLSIDDKLDKDKGLIQRKRSTFCRHNEKGMCEYCSPLPPWDKSYQEEHSIKHVSFHAHVNEVNTQVNKTESISSYIAPLHQSNFKIDRHCINGHKPWPKGICSKCQPPAITLQTQKFRMVDHVEFQDSEIVNDFINAWRLSGSQRIGLMVGSYDRYTEVPLGIKAKVEAIYELPQLDREDGLVLQKWEDEDKVIQLVHDMGLVPVGIIFTDLIDAGKGDGSVICKRHKDSFFLSSLELIFAVKWQMKFPNICKWSSSGTFSSKFVTCVISGNTSGQIDIEAYQASESAEGLVKADLISPSTHPNQVFINEQDEERYVPDIMYRMINEYGLEVKRNAKPSFPVEYLLVSLTHGFPEAPSPFFKDSEKFAIESRNYIDEVATMSDIKEHFNIKNDPTEFTSRLSNFHLLNYLLNNLQVLGAPERALIIKIVKEFASGDVNTAKADSFNLLESPGWKSLKMIVDMGY; from the coding sequence ATGATCATTCGTTTCAGATCTAAAGACGGTGTGTTCAGAGTGAACGCAGAGGCTTCAACTCTTTTTGGGGATCTGCTGGCCCAGTTACTCTCTAAATCTCTCCCGGATGTTGATTTGAATACCGTTAAAGTATCGTCTGATTCAACAAATAGTGATCAGACATTGGCCAGCTCATATGAAAGGAAGACGGCCGCTGAATTGGGGCTAGAAAATGGCGCCATGTTATATTTGACGTATGCAAAGGGTGCGAGTGGAACTAATGGTTCTGCTGTCAGTatcaatggaaagagcGAGCCTGTTAAGGTTTCCTCGACTACTGTTGAGATAAAGTCAACAACTACATCTTCCGACCAACTATCTATTGATGATAAATTGGATAAAGATAAAGGATTAATtcagagaaagagatcTACCTTCTGTAGACACAACGAAAAGGGGATGTGCGAGTACTGTTCGCCTTTACCTCCCTGGGATAAATCATATCAGGAGGAGCATAGCATCAAACATGTTTCTTTCCATGCCCATGTGAATGAAGTCAATACTCAAGTAAACAAGACGGAATCCATCTCTTCGTACATTGCACCACTTCACCAATCGAATTTCAAAATCGATAGGCACTGCATAAATGGGCATAAGCCTTGGCCGAAGGGCATCTGTTCGAAATGTCAGCCTCCAGCAATCACTTTACAGACACAGAAATTTCGGATGGTCGATCATGTGGAGTTTCAGGATAGTGAGATAGTTAACGATTTCATTAACGCCTGGCGTCTTTCAGGATCCCAAAGAATCGGTTTAATGGTGGGGTCCTATGATAGATATACTGAAGTTCCGTTAGGAATTAAGGCCAAAGTTGAGGCCATCTATGAGTTGCCACAGTTAGATAGAGAAGACGGTCTAGTTTTACAGAAGTGggaggatgaagataaagttATTCAATTGGTACATGATATGGGATTGGTACCTGTTGGTATTATTTTTACCGATTTAATTGATGCTGGTAAAGGCGACGGTTCTGTTATTTGCAAAAGACATAaagattctttctttctatcaTCTTTAGAGTTGATTTTCGCTGTCAAGTGGCAGATGAAGTTCCCGAATATTTGTAAATGgtcttcttctggtactttctcatcaaaatttGTCACCTGTGTTATCTCCGGTAATACGAGTGGTCAAATCGACATCGAAGCTTATCAGGCTTCTGAAAGTGCCGAAGGTTTAGTAAAAGCCGATCTCATTTCTCCTTCCACTCATCCTAATCAGGTATTCATTAATGAACAGGATGAGGAAAGATATGTGCCCGATATAATGTATAGAATGATTAACGAGTACGGACTGGaggtgaaaagaaatgcaAAGCCAAGTTTCCCCGTCGAGTATCTTTTGGTGTCTCTCACACATGGATTTCCAGAGGCCCCATCACCGTTCTTTAAGGATTCTGAAAAGTTTGCTATTGAAAGTAGGAACTACATTGATGAGGTGGCTACCATGTCTGATATTAAGGAACACTTCAATATCAAAAATGATCCAACTGAGTTCACATCTAGGCTTAGCAATTTCCATCTACTCAACTATTTGTTGAACAATTTGCAAGTTTTGGGTGCTCCTGAACGAGCTTTAATCATCAAGATAGTGAAGGAATTTGCTTCTGGTGACGTAAACACCGCCAAAGCTGATTCGTTCAATCTCCTAGAGTCTCCTGGTTGGAAatcattgaaaatgatagtGGATATGGGATACTAG
- a CDS encoding uncharacterized protein (EggNog:ENOG41), translating into MRTDIQARSSSLEIKTPLLQITTGKSYDAFAHEDEDKFPDGGWRAWTVVLGSSLGLMTVFGIMQTISSIQVFVSNNMLKDVKMSATSWIFSLYMFFNLSMGIVAGPLFDIYGIKKVLIPGMLLNCIGLYATAFSTKLWHFILSFGFASGIGSGMMMNPLMSVISHWFLRRRGIANGFAQAGSIAGVLFPIMLRSLYPKLGYSSSMCIMASICVFLCFLSFFLVQDRRSVLTDKDTVKGRSLWKNIRMVLDFRSFKEKPFSLLVVALFFNEFSLLLVITYIGTYGEVRGMSESDSYLLVTAMNAAGVVGKLVPNYFSDKIGRFNVMILVSSIMTISIFALWLPYYNRAALYTFSCIYGFAFAGSYSMTPVTISQISLTRQFGSRYATAYLVVAFGNLISMPIGSQFINQQTIHGYNNMIIFAGCTTLIATTFFILSRTSIVGRCLFKFV; encoded by the exons atgcG TACAGACATCCAGGCTCGATCTTCGTCGTTGGAGATAAAAACTCCTCTATTACAAATAACTACCGGGAAATCATATGATGCTTTTGCtcatgaagatgaagacaaGTTTCCTGACGGAGGTTGGAGGGCTTGGACTGTAGTTTTAGGCTCGAGTCTTGGATTGATGACTGTGTTTGGAATAATGCAAACCATTAGTAGTATTCAAGTGTTTGTGAGTAATAACATGTTGAAGGATGTGAAGATGTCGGCCACTTCATGGATTTTCTCCCTTTACATGTTCTTTAATTTGAGTATGGGTATAGTGGCTGGTCCATTGTTCGACATTTACGGTATCAAAAAGGTTCTTATACCTGGTATGCTACTCAATTGCATTGGTCTATATGCAACTGCGTTCTCTACCAAGCTTTGGCATTTTATTCTAAGTTTTGGATTCGCCAGTGGTATTGGTTCTGgcatgatgatgaatccCCTTATGTCTGTAATTAGCCATTGGTTCcttagaagaagaggaatcgCCAACGGTTTTGCTCAGGCTGGTTCTATTGCCGGCGTATTGTTTCCCATTATGCTCAGATCTCTATATCCAAAGCTCGGTTATTCTAGTTCCATGTGCATTATGGCTTCAATTTGtgtctttctttgttttcttAGCTTCTTCCTTGTTCAGGATCGCCGAAGTGTCCTGACAGACAAGGACACGGTTAAAGGTAGGTCGCTTTGGAAAAACATCCGTATGGTATTAGACTTTAGATCTTTCAAGGAGAAGCCGTTTTCTTTGTTGGTAGTGgctcttttctttaacGAGTTCTCTCTATTACTTGTCATCACCTATATCGGTACCTATGGAGAAGTAAGAGGGATGTCCGAATCGGATTCGTACCTTCTAGTCACTGCAATGAATGCTGCCGGAGTTGTTGGTAAACTTGTTCCAAACTACTTTAGCGATAAGATTGGTCGGTTTAATGTGATGATTCTTGTATCATCAATAATGACCATCTCTATTTTTGCTCTATGGCTACCCTACTATAACAGGGCGGCATTGTATACTTTTTCGTGCATTTATGGGTTTGCATTCGCCGGTTCTTACTCGATGACACCTGTTACGATCTCACAGATATCTCTTACGAGACAGTTTGGTTCTAGGTATGCCACCGCCTATCTAGTCGTGGCCTTCGGTAATTTGATTTCCATGCCCATTGGTTCTCAGTTTATTAATCAGCAAACCATTCATGGTTATAATAATATGATTATCTTCGCTGGTTGTACAACATTGATTGCCAcaactttcttcattctctctAGAACCTCGATTGTTGGCAGATGCCTGTTTAAGTTTGTTTAG